In the Deferribacter desulfuricans SSM1 genome, ATGTACATTTGTTCATAATATTTTTGACTTAAACAGTTTTTACAAAATTTGGATTCTACTTCTAAAGGATAACCACAGGAATTACATCTAAAGACAATCTGTTCAAAAGAGTTAAAGCACCTATTGCACAAAATATCTCTAAAATTTATTTGACAACCACATACCAAACACTCAGCATAAAATATTTCATTTAGCAATTAGCGATTCACCTGTCATCTCGTTAGGTTTATCAATGTTTAATATTTCAAGCATTGTTGGTGCTATATCTGCAAGTTTCCCCATCCCATCTTTCAATTTACAATCATAATTATATATAATAAATGGAACAGGATTAAGTGTATGAGCAGTATGAGGTTGGTTATTCTCATAATCCCACATCTGCTCCGAATTGCCATGATCTGCTGTAACCAATAAAACAGCACCTAATTCATCAGCAATTTTAACCACCCTGCCCAACGCTTCATCAACAGCTTTACATGCTTTTATAGCTGCATCCAACACTCCAGTATGTCCAACCATATCAGGATTAGCAAAATTCATTATAACAACATCTATATTTTCATTTGTAACTTTTTCTTCAAATCTATCAACAACCTCAAAAACAGACATTTCAGGTTTTTGATCATAAGTAGCTACTTCTTTAGGGGAAGGGACTAATATCCTCTCTTCACCTTCAAAAACAAGCTCTCTACCACCATTGAAGAAAAATGTTACATGGGCATATTTTTCAGTTTCGGCAATCCTAAGCTGTCTAAGCCCCTTTTTACTAATTACTTCTCCAAAAATATTTTTAAGATTTTCAGGAGGGAAAGCAACTGGCACATTAAAATCTTTCTGATATTCTGTCATAGTTATAAATTCTACATCAGGCTTACTACCTCTATCAAAATACTCAAACTCTTCATCAATAAAAGCTCTCGTCAGTTCCCTTGCTCTATCAGCTCTAAAATTAAAGAAAAATATACCATCACCATCTTTTACAATACCATTTTTATCAACTACCGTTGGGGTAATAAACTCATCAGTTTCCCCTCTATAGTATGCCTCAATAACTGCTTTTTCTGGATCATCAAAAAACAGCCCTTCACCTTTTCTTATGGCATTAAAAGCTTTTTCAACTCTATCCCATCTCTTATCTCTATCCATTGCAAAATATCTACCGGAGATAGTAGCTATAACTCCATAATCGTTTTCGTTTAAAAATTTATTCAAATCTATTATATAATTAATCCCACTTTTTGGTGGTGTATCTCTACCATCCATAAAAGCATGTATATAAATTTCATTTACCCCTTTATTCTTAAAAAAACGAATCAAACCTTTTAATTGCTCTATATGACTATGAACACCTCCATCACTAACCAAACCAAAGAGATGAACACGATTATTTTTAGATTTAACATTATCTATAAAATCCAGAATATTACGGTTATCGTCCAATTCGTTATTTTCGATTGCCTTATTAATCCTAACGATATCTTGATATACTATTCTTCCTGCGCCTATATTCGTGTGACCAACCTCAGAATTACCCATTTGCCCTTTTGGTAAACCAACCCACTCCTCACTAGCATTCAAGAGTGTATGTGGGCAATTATTCCACAATTTTAGAAAATTTTCTGGATTAGAAAGTATTACTGCATTATTATCCTTATCCTCTCTATACCCCCAACCATCAAATATGAGTAAGATAAGCTTTTTCATAAACTACATCCTTATTAGCCCTTTTTTCTCCAATTCTGTTTTACACTCTGTGCAATACCTAGCAAATGGAACATACTCCAATCTTTTTTCCTCTATTTCTTCTTCACAACTAATACAAATACCATAAGTCCCATTTTCAATCCTTTTTAATGCATCTTCAACAAGCCTTAATTTAAGAGCATCCGTTTCCACTCTTCCTAACATCAAATTCCTATTATAAATTTTATAAGCTTCATCAGCTGAATCCAAACCATCCCCTTTACCAATATCAATAGCCTCAGCATATTTTTTCTGCAATTTATCTATCAACTCACTTCTCATTTTCAAAAGTTTCTCTTTGAAATAAGCCAACTTTTCTTTATCCATTTCTACCTCCAAGCCCTCAAGAAATAACTTGAGAGTTTTTATTCTATCTCTATTTATGATACGGATGCCCTTTATTTATCATAACACCTCTATAAATTTGCTCTGCCAAAACAAGCAAAGCATGCTCATGACAAAATGTCAACTTTGACAAAGAAAATAGTTCATTGCATTCTTTTTTCAAGTCATTTGGTAAACCATCTGCTCCGCCTATCAAAAATGCTATATCTTTAAATGTATTATCAAGATATTTTTTAGCAAATGTAACTGAATCCATCGTTTTCCCTTCTACATCTAAACCAACAAGATAACAATCTCTTGAAAACTGCTTATATTTGTTAATATCCTTTGATTCAACTCCAGAGCTTTTAAAATCGATTAGCTCTATATCGTGGTACACTTCAAGCCTCTTAAAATACTTTTTTAACAGCTCAATTAAATTTCTATCAGTTATTTTAGCGCCTATAATTATCTTTATCCGCATAAAAGTTGTTGTCTCTATAAACTATCAATATTCCAATGTCAACAATCTTTATATTTACTTACCTTTATTTCAGTTTGTTATGAAGGACTTTACTATTATTACAAAGAAGTTTATCGTCTTAACAATAAAAGCCTACTTAAACCCTTTTTTACCTCTCAAAGGGACAAATACACAGGCAGAATAATCCTCTGATACTATCTTACCTTCTTCTAGCTTTATATATCTTTTTAACCATTGAGTAAATCTATCCCCCTCAGGGACAACAAGGTATCCACCTACCTTTAATTGCTCAAAAAGCTCCTCAGGCACACTTTCTGTTGCAGCTGTAATAATTATTTTGTCATAAGGAGCATAATCTTTCAATCCAACACTGCCATCACCCAAAATAACGGTAACATTTTTTATACCTGCTTTTTTTAGATTGCTTTTAGCAAAATCCACAAGTTCAGGAATTATCTCTACTGTATAAACATGCTTACAAAGTCTTGAGGCAATTGCCGCTTGATAACCAGATCCAGTACCAATTTCAAGTAAAATATCGTCCTCATTTAAATCAAGCAGTTCTGTCATCTTTGCAACCATATAAGGCTGTGAAATAGTCTGTCCGTACCCGATAGGAAGCGGTGAATCATCATAGGCCCTATCTTTATATTCTTCTAAAACAAATAACTCTCTTGGAACATTTAAAAAAGCATCAAGAACCCTTTTATCCTTAACATCTCTACCTTGAAGCTGCTCTTTAACCATCAACATTCTTTTAAATTCAAACGACATACAACCCCTTTTTTATCTTATCAAACTGAGAAACTACACGATTTTTGATAGATTCAATATCCTCTTCCCACAAAATTTTCCCATTCTCCATTACCTTCTTAGTAATCATTACCATTCTGTTTCCACAATCACAAATAATTTCATCATCACTTTTTACACTAAACCTTTGATTTAAACAGTTTTCACACTGATACGCATATTTAAACCCAGACATTTTACCTTTTTTACTTAATGGCTTACCATCTATCTCAACAATATCCATTGAAAAGTCCATAACTTTTGCATTGGAAATGCTTGTACCAACTCCAAAACCATCAATCACAGATTTAAGCTCAATTATAGCTTTTTCATCAAGGCCACCACTAGCAAAAAGTTTTACATGATTAAAACCTCTTATATCAAGCTCCCATCTTATCTCTTCTGCAATTTTTTTCAAATTTCCTCTTCGAGAACCAGGTGTATCAAGCCTAATACCATAGAGTTTATCCTTTAAAAATTCTGCAACCCTCAAAGATTCAAATCTCTCGTCACCAAAAGTATCTATTAACGCAATTCTTCTTACATCCTCATCAACCACCGCATCATATAGTTTCATAGTTTCAAGGGTATCACCAACTTGAATTATCAAAGCATGGGGGATAGTTCCAGATGCTTTTTTCCCAATTAACTTTTCAGCAAAAACAACAGAAAAACCATCACATCCACCAATATATGCGTATTTATCAACCATACCAGAAATTGCAGGATGAACTCTTCTTGCACCGAAAGATAAAACAATTTTATCGCCAGCTGCTATTTTACATTTTGCAGCTTTTGTAGAAATCCCAGAAGAGTGACATAAAAATCCTAAAATAGCTGTCTCATATATACCAAAATCTAGATAATTCCCTATAATCGTCATTACTGGAGTATTTTCAAAAAAAATGTTCCCTTCTGGTATAGCATAAACATCAACAGGTTTATTTTCTAATAATTTTAACACATTAGTAAGACCAGCAAAAATACCAAACGGATACTCTTCAGGCATCCCTTTTTGAGCAACTTCCATGGTCACTCTTTTATTAATATTATTTTTCCTTAGCACTTCCTCAGTTCTTATAAAATACACATCCGTTGTAAGCCCTTTTAATATCTCCTCTTTTGTTGGTAGATCAAACATCACGCCCCTCTCATTAGCATTTTTTATAAATTGAGTTGCACAATAATAATAGCTTAAGCACCTCAGATTGCGTCGCTGATGCTCGCAATAACGGCATTTTAGAGTCATTGCGTGGCAACAAAAGTTGCCGACGCAATCTTAAAGCTACATTTATATCAAAAAATTGCTCCATTGTGCAACAGCCTCAAAATATATGTCTCATATAACCTGACTAACTCATTATATTATTAATTACATTGATCTACAAGTAAATTTATTCTTTTAACTGACTATTGATTTTTTAAAAACAGAAAATATCTTATTTACTGCTTATTGCCCAATGTAACTAAAAATGGAGGATAAAATGAGAATAGGTTTTATCTCATCTTATCCACCGGTGGAATGCGGAATAGCCACATATACACAGTATCTAACTGATGAGCTTAGAAAAAAAGGGGTTGATACATATATTGTATCCCATTATGGCTCTCAAGGAAAAAATGTTTTTCCTGCCTTTGATTATGATGATCCCGATTTTTCTGATAAATCTTTTTCCATGATGATGAGATTTACCCCAGATATAGTTCATATCCAGCATGAGTTTGGTTTATATAGTGGAAAGTTTGGGCTCAACATTATACCTTTAATCTTAAATTTTAGATTAATTGATATACCAGTAATTACTACATTACACACCGTGTATAAAGATATGCCCAAAGAGCATAAAATCATCACTGATGCAATAGTTAGAAACAGCATCAAAGTAATCGTCCATGAAAATTATCAAAAAGATACTTTATTAAATGTCATTGATAAAAGTTTTGAAGATAAAATTGCAGTTATTCCACACGGATCTAGAGTTATAAAAGAAATAGATAATGCTAAAAAAATCTTAAATTTGCCTGATAATTCTATAGTGTTAACTCAAATAGGTTATTTCAGGCCTTCAAAAAATTTTGAAACTACAATAGATATCTTTAACGAATTAGCTAATAAATACGAAAATATCCTATTAGTTATCGCAGGAAAAATCAGAGGTATAGAGCACAGAGAATATAGAGACATTATCTTCAAAAAAATAGAAGAATCACCGTTTAAAAATAGAATTTATCTCATCAGAGGTCAACTTTCACAATCCTCATTTGATACAGTAATTTCAGCTTCAGATATAATCATTTTGCCATATAAAATAAACTCACAAAGCGGGATACTTGCCCATTGTCTTGCCTTTGGAAAACCTGTTGTTTCAAGTGCCACACTTTCTATGGTACAAACTTTTGAAAAGTCCAAATCAGGTTTTGCTTGTAATACTCTTGAAGAATATATAGAAAAAACAGCTGCTTTGATCGAGGATGAAAGTTTAAGAAAATCTATGTCAATCAATGCAAAAATTTATGTAAAAAATGAAATATCATGGGATATAATTGCAAATAAGCATATTGAACTTTATAAAAAACTTACAAAAGTCAATATAAATTTAGATAATATAATAACTTTAGATTAAGGGGAGACATCATGGGCAGATTTGATATATTTGAAAGAGATAAAAATAACCCAATCATCACTAGAGATGATATTCCATACAGATGTAATACTGTGTTTAATGCTGCTGCAACTGAATTTAACGATGAAATTCTACTATTGTTGAGAGTTGAAGATATTGATGGACACAGTCATCTCACTTTGGCAAGATCAAAAGATGGTGTTAATTTTACTGTTGATGAAAGACCATGGATTACACCAAGTAACGATGAAGAATATGCAATTTACGAAATATATGGTGTCGAAGACCCAAGAATAACGAAAATAGATGATACATATTACATAACCTATGTGGCTTTTGGACCTTATGGACCAAGAGTAGGTATCGGTTATACTAAAGACTTTAAAGAGTTTACTAGAATTTGTTTTGCAACTGTTACTGATGACAAAGATGCAGTCCTATTTCCAGAAAAAATCAATGGAAAATATTATCTTATCAACAGGCCTGGTGGAATGGCAGGAGCTGGTGGTACTATATGGATTTCAGAGTCACCAGACCTGATTTATTGGGGAAATGCAAAAGCGATACTTTCTCCTGAACCTGGTTGGGGTAATTATAAGCTGGGAGCTTCAACTCCACCTATTTTGACTGAAAAAGGTTGGTTACTACTTTATCATGGAGTTAGGAAAACAGCTGGAGGAAATCTTTATAGAGTTGGAGCAATGCTTTTAGATCATGAAAAACCTTGGAAGTTAATAAGCTATACACCCCACTTTATATTTGCCCCTAGGGATTTTTATGAAAGGGTTGGAGATGTCCCAAATGTTGTATTCCCTTGTGGATGGATTCAAAAAGGTGATGAACTGTTAGTTTATTATGGAGCAGCAGATACTTCTATATGTTTAGCACGAACAACTGTTGATAAAATATTAGAAAACTGTACAGCAACACCTAAAATTTGTTTTTAAAGCGCTTGTAGCCATCTCTTTTCAATGAAGGGTTTTACCCCCTTCATCCCTGCACCTTTTGAAACAGCATCTATAATCCCATCACTTTTTACAAAACTACCAGCAATATTTGCAAATTTTGCAAGCTCATTAGATAAAGGTGTTGTTGGCCCCATCAAGATTTTTATAGATGAATCGTTACAATAACATAAAAAATCTTCTGTGGTTTTATTGACCAATGTCGTACCGGATATAATAACCACATCACAAGCTGGAAGATAAAACTTAGCCATATTTGGAGGTATAACACCTGGCAAATCTTTTAATTCAAAAATAAACAATTCATCCACGATATCTTTAATTTTTTCAATAACTGGTTTAAAAAATCCTACAATTGCAACCTTTTTATTATTAAAATCTATCCTTTCTAAAATATCATCATTATCACTTTCTCCATTATCAAGACACGAATTAATTGTAGCAAGGCCAATAGCTGATTCTAATATGTCAACACTGAAAAAAAGTCTTGCAATCTCTTTTGCTGGCTCACCTTTTAGATTTCTATTTAGGATATTACAACCACCCCCAATTTCATTTCTAAAGGTATAAGCGAGACCAATCCCTTCCTCAGTTTTCACAGCTACATAGCTTAAGCCTAGGACATAATCTAAGATGGTAAGATTTTCTAATTTATTTTCGACTTCTTCAAAAATAAGATGGCTCAAAAGCTTCACTTATGACGCCTCTCAAGCTCACTTAAAACATCTTCAAATTTTATATCTTTATACTCCAAAGTAACAAAAAAATGATATAATAAATCTGCAAACTCGCTTGTGATTCTCTCATCACTCTCTTTCAAATAAGCTTTTAAAAACTCTGCAAACTCCTCACCGAGTTTTTTTACAATCTTATTTTCACCAGCTTCAAAAAGTGAATTGGTGTAAGAGCCCTCTTTTGGATTTAACTTCCTATCTCTAATAGTTTTAACCAATTTCTCTAATATATTTAGATTCATTTAAACCCCTTTTTATAGTCTAACAGGTACACCATTTTTTTTAAGAAACTTTTTAACCTCTTTTATAGAATACTCTTTATAATGAAAAATAGAAGCTGCTAATGCTGCATCCGCTTTCCCTTTGGTTAATCCTTCTAAAATATGCTGCAAATTGCCCACACCACCTGATGCAATAACAGGTATTTCCACAGCCTCAGCCACTGCTCTTGTCAGCTCTATATCGTACCCCTCTTTTGTGCCATCCATATCCATACTGGTAAGTAGTATCTCACCAGCACCATAAAGCTCCATCCTTTTTGCCCATTCTATAGCATCTATACCTGTAGGAGTTCTACCACCATGGATATAAACTTCCCATCCATAACCATCTGATTTCCTTTTAGCATCTATAGCAACTACTATACATTGAGAACCAAAAACACTTGAAGCTTCTCTTACAAAATCAGGATTTTTTACTGCAGCAGAGTTTATAGACACTTTATCAGCACCAGCTTTCAAAAGATTTCTAATATCCTCAATTGTCCTTATTCCACCACCAACAGTTAGTGGGATAAAAACCTGCTCAGCAGTCTTTTTGACAACATCAATAATTATCCCTCTATTTTCAGCACTTGCAGTAATATCAAGAAAAGTAATCTCATCTGCACCTTCCAAATCATACTGCTTTGCCACCTCTACAGGATCACCAGCATCTTTTAGATTAACAAACTTCGTCCCTTTTACGACCCTACCATCCTTGACATCAAGACAGGGGATTATCCGTTTTGCAAGCATCTTTAACCTTTATTTGAGTTTATTAGCTATCTTTTTAGCAAATTCTGCCATCTGCTCATTTGATTCATATTGTTTATGCTTAATAGCAAATCTAATCCCATCATTTTCATATCTAGGGATTAAATGAATATGTGAATGAAAAACTTCCTGCCCCCCTGCAGGCTCATTATTTTGCACAATATTTAAGCCATCACAGTTTAAGGCTGATTTTATTGCATTTGCAAGCTTTACCAATACTGGATAAATTTTTTCACCTATTTCCTTATCTGTGTCATAAATATTTCTAAAATGCTTCTTAGGTATTAACAATGTGTGTCCAAGATGAACAGGCC is a window encoding:
- a CDS encoding protein-L-isoaspartate(D-aspartate) O-methyltransferase encodes the protein MSFEFKRMLMVKEQLQGRDVKDKRVLDAFLNVPRELFVLEEYKDRAYDDSPLPIGYGQTISQPYMVAKMTELLDLNEDDILLEIGTGSGYQAAIASRLCKHVYTVEIIPELVDFAKSNLKKAGIKNVTVILGDGSVGLKDYAPYDKIIITAATESVPEELFEQLKVGGYLVVPEGDRFTQWLKRYIKLEEGKIVSEDYSACVFVPLRGKKGFK
- a CDS encoding nicotinate phosphoribosyltransferase, giving the protein MFDLPTKEEILKGLTTDVYFIRTEEVLRKNNINKRVTMEVAQKGMPEEYPFGIFAGLTNVLKLLENKPVDVYAIPEGNIFFENTPVMTIIGNYLDFGIYETAILGFLCHSSGISTKAAKCKIAAGDKIVLSFGARRVHPAISGMVDKYAYIGGCDGFSVVFAEKLIGKKASGTIPHALIIQVGDTLETMKLYDAVVDEDVRRIALIDTFGDERFESLRVAEFLKDKLYGIRLDTPGSRRGNLKKIAEEIRWELDIRGFNHVKLFASGGLDEKAIIELKSVIDGFGVGTSISNAKVMDFSMDIVEIDGKPLSKKGKMSGFKYAYQCENCLNQRFSVKSDDEIICDCGNRMVMITKKVMENGKILWEEDIESIKNRVVSQFDKIKKGLYVV
- a CDS encoding HIT family protein → MDCIFCKIISGEIPSAKVYEDDDFIAILDIRPVHLGHTLLIPKKHFRNIYDTDKEIGEKIYPVLVKLANAIKSALNCDGLNIVQNNEPAGGQEVFHSHIHLIPRYENDGIRFAIKHKQYESNEQMAEFAKKIANKLK
- the hisE gene encoding phosphoribosyl-ATP diphosphatase, producing the protein MNLNILEKLVKTIRDRKLNPKEGSYTNSLFEAGENKIVKKLGEEFAEFLKAYLKESDERITSEFADLLYHFFVTLEYKDIKFEDVLSELERRHK
- the gpmI gene encoding 2,3-bisphosphoglycerate-independent phosphoglycerate mutase encodes the protein MKKLILLIFDGWGYREDKDNNAVILSNPENFLKLWNNCPHTLLNASEEWVGLPKGQMGNSEVGHTNIGAGRIVYQDIVRINKAIENNELDDNRNILDFIDNVKSKNNRVHLFGLVSDGGVHSHIEQLKGLIRFFKNKGVNEIYIHAFMDGRDTPPKSGINYIIDLNKFLNENDYGVIATISGRYFAMDRDKRWDRVEKAFNAIRKGEGLFFDDPEKAVIEAYYRGETDEFITPTVVDKNGIVKDGDGIFFFNFRADRARELTRAFIDEEFEYFDRGSKPDVEFITMTEYQKDFNVPVAFPPENLKNIFGEVISKKGLRQLRIAETEKYAHVTFFFNGGRELVFEGEERILVPSPKEVATYDQKPEMSVFEVVDRFEEKVTNENIDVVIMNFANPDMVGHTGVLDAAIKACKAVDEALGRVVKIADELGAVLLVTADHGNSEQMWDYENNQPHTAHTLNPVPFIIYNYDCKLKDGMGKLADIAPTMLEILNIDKPNEMTGESLIAK
- a CDS encoding Rossmann-like domain-containing protein, giving the protein MKLLSHLIFEEVENKLENLTILDYVLGLSYVAVKTEEGIGLAYTFRNEIGGGCNILNRNLKGEPAKEIARLFFSVDILESAIGLATINSCLDNGESDNDDILERIDFNNKKVAIVGFFKPVIEKIKDIVDELFIFELKDLPGVIPPNMAKFYLPACDVVIISGTTLVNKTTEDFLCYCNDSSIKILMGPTTPLSNELAKFANIAGSFVKSDGIIDAVSKGAGMKGVKPFIEKRWLQAL
- the hisF gene encoding imidazole glycerol phosphate synthase subunit HisF, translating into MLAKRIIPCLDVKDGRVVKGTKFVNLKDAGDPVEVAKQYDLEGADEITFLDITASAENRGIIIDVVKKTAEQVFIPLTVGGGIRTIEDIRNLLKAGADKVSINSAAVKNPDFVREASSVFGSQCIVVAIDAKRKSDGYGWEVYIHGGRTPTGIDAIEWAKRMELYGAGEILLTSMDMDGTKEGYDIELTRAVAEAVEIPVIASGGVGNLQHILEGLTKGKADAALAASIFHYKEYSIKEVKKFLKKNGVPVRL
- a CDS encoding glycosyltransferase: MRIGFISSYPPVECGIATYTQYLTDELRKKGVDTYIVSHYGSQGKNVFPAFDYDDPDFSDKSFSMMMRFTPDIVHIQHEFGLYSGKFGLNIIPLILNFRLIDIPVITTLHTVYKDMPKEHKIITDAIVRNSIKVIVHENYQKDTLLNVIDKSFEDKIAVIPHGSRVIKEIDNAKKILNLPDNSIVLTQIGYFRPSKNFETTIDIFNELANKYENILLVIAGKIRGIEHREYRDIIFKKIEESPFKNRIYLIRGQLSQSSFDTVISASDIIILPYKINSQSGILAHCLAFGKPVVSSATLSMVQTFEKSKSGFACNTLEEYIEKTAALIEDESLRKSMSINAKIYVKNEISWDIIANKHIELYKKLTKVNINLDNIITLD
- a CDS encoding 23S rRNA (pseudouridine(1915)-N(3))-methyltransferase RlmH encodes the protein MRIKIIIGAKITDRNLIELLKKYFKRLEVYHDIELIDFKSSGVESKDINKYKQFSRDCYLVGLDVEGKTMDSVTFAKKYLDNTFKDIAFLIGGADGLPNDLKKECNELFSLSKLTFCHEHALLVLAEQIYRGVMINKGHPYHK
- a CDS encoding glycoside hydrolase family 130 protein, whose product is MGRFDIFERDKNNPIITRDDIPYRCNTVFNAAATEFNDEILLLLRVEDIDGHSHLTLARSKDGVNFTVDERPWITPSNDEEYAIYEIYGVEDPRITKIDDTYYITYVAFGPYGPRVGIGYTKDFKEFTRICFATVTDDKDAVLFPEKINGKYYLINRPGGMAGAGGTIWISESPDLIYWGNAKAILSPEPGWGNYKLGASTPPILTEKGWLLLYHGVRKTAGGNLYRVGAMLLDHEKPWKLISYTPHFIFAPRDFYERVGDVPNVVFPCGWIQKGDELLVYYGAADTSICLARTTVDKILENCTATPKICF
- a CDS encoding TraR/DksA family transcriptional regulator, producing MDKEKLAYFKEKLLKMRSELIDKLQKKYAEAIDIGKGDGLDSADEAYKIYNRNLMLGRVETDALKLRLVEDALKRIENGTYGICISCEEEIEEKRLEYVPFARYCTECKTELEKKGLIRM